Proteins from a genomic interval of Uloborus diversus isolate 005 chromosome 4, Udiv.v.3.1, whole genome shotgun sequence:
- the LOC129221599 gene encoding uncharacterized protein LOC129221599 codes for MTETIKVDDSKHSNSLQLELGVAANLVKGYAPGWNPANGKLDILNRPNEQPISLQSPAPSGERGEWGYPVISLHETAESLMTELLGYEIDDASAIDGAPPSLPAGPLLLSAPTGQRATKELTDIIGVPLEDPNLRYVLVKLIRQDETVLHAIKQHDFWTTVPVSRPDPRIGVKTEFTRSMASLRHFPASATEDTFPVLTREDANAYLAQFAQYGTHFVSSVSVGDQVVQVFAYDATRFEKVKESFEKNDFAGCAAAEFAYYTTDANAGHFGYVKKYGNILCFSNSKAFRNSLSKGLWKENFWAKHDSVFQIFSEDTGVSRTWLNENLTGQAPIGLTLAPLSTVTEDRRATLWRRIFKRAMSTVFGDAINPNFKPRADPDFSKMILEDTPGVVSTIATPTINVYKARLDLDGMQFRTQEEVKFFTSYGYVISGTSKEAVDLPGENVRLFGYKLDMRATGRPNIISLSRKGFDGLQLGCEHFLGVARFQTVDGNKHFLVADGLRYDLDENGWPSVTDDVRRPPNAAYLSDLKDSIEFSLAFGEAVLGVQTGTEGDSPTQQLARGYLKWVGKVIPSDTQDGDLLTLRFRALDLSNYSPNCGYGAFVPILPATEYETSVKKILNFLQEIQREINENTIQINQRRLAELTNVTAETLNENIVQSGKLLVGLIKANAQSSKDLSGYYDSVVAANEKEAKAQQNKIDALSNCVFEQQVEVDNAGQRYKAAVEKWETMEAIKCGLDVVTNIFSLGTAIAIPSSTLEGVKELCTIAQRVQKLLNVLNAAMKVYSSLSGSIQNIDDAQKALDGMDGKGYGDITVLHWEELLLNLGTVMAYGPSIPEKDGVVNAFKTLVARGKALASAQSNLLQIQRDIYTTRCQKSFSKREADRLEKLVGTLHPKKIQELDRESIDLVGLTRSLDYQRQQMFATLAKSFRIQDRALQYAWLQNPTPIASYSLLTLMRSRITQSQETERAKSLLLQYQASTTKPIGIDIKGVIADSVSNGSAFEITIDPNHPRFREYVNLRVLSAVAEVVGVKSTESGKLLVKLTFENKPFVDRNVDRENIRFHTPRRERTYEYDVATGEPNFADEGNSWSEGVNCVTPFGSWSVSLPKTQINRGLVFENGVTVDIRLKFTVKARIVDAPTRVVDGAQIVARALKVETLHRNAVAQAGIRGSQDSLIKTLYDANNATNGWDVVFNMALEPINRALRDQYDDLKDNTTYGNIIDAVTEIKETSRVTTIKKFHLEYGYPLLTFDENNAKTVKLAMPIEKGTLTKCDRYEDNPEECDREVSIAGNTLTAYVELSKVSGRTPEGNNTLDVKLNMAEGAFSVEDIEISDEEKVELSRKIKAYFVDNRVEYLINRLDLTHSPVTDAMKPNGFLFKLLKTEANVGILQLFIQTGNRALKNETQAYLNNVPEPLPEGSEASLLVRSGLFFSEVLPQSLDKSTAWSLIGKESLDSKKWYGEFTNAPVSATDIDLSSLSYTFRFSMYSDPVYYHYSLPENKIVWNLSGMTMKPQSDGQIQLFSSKEHVTNVIEYWDIYSFFTGHSHSQKDIQTKILSNVSAVIENDIEGAERDQTFISKIKNSTLIASGHVSGGGPCGEDDAGAKINKILQHQVPPKIVLYLDKISFAPVSLFAIKNLLFPKDNYINFEKVAVPGEMLILGNFHHAEKDAQSQSSFSSYFSYFSSFLPT; via the coding sequence ATGACGGAAACAATCAAAGTCGACGATTCAAAGCACAGCAACTCCCTTCAGTTGGAACTGGGAGTCGCCGCTAACCTAGTGAAGGGGTATGCGCCCGGCTGGAACCCCGCGAATGGGAAGCTAGACATCCTCAACAGGCCGAATGAGCAACCCATAAGCCTACAATCTCCAGCGCCCTCTGGAGAAAGAGGTGAGTGGGGCTACCCTGTGATAAGCTTGCACGAAACTGCAGAAAGTCTGATGACTGAATTGCTTGGGTACGAGATAGATGACGCTTCAGCTATAGACGGTGCGCCCCCTTCTCTTCCGGCAGGGCCCCTGCTACTATCTGCGCCGACGGGGCAAAGGGCAACGAAAGAGCTGACGGACATTATAGGCGTCCCTCTGGAAGATCCCAATCTCCGTTATGTCCTCGTCAAACTCATTCGCCAGGACGAGACAGTGCTTCATGCGATCAAGCAGCATGACTTTTGGACCACAGTCCCCGTTTCACGACCTGACCCCCGGATCGGGGTTAAGACCGAATTCACGCGTTCCATGGCAAGCCTGCGCCATTTTCCAGCGTCGGCGACTGAGGATACGTTCCCTGTTTTGACGCGAGAGGACGCCAACGCCTACTTGGCTCAGTTCGCGCAATACGGCACCCACTTCGTTTCGTCGGTGTCTGTTGGTGACCAAGTTGTCCAAGTGTTTGCTTACGACGCAACACGTTTCGAGAAAGTgaaagaaagttttgaaaaaaacgaTTTCGCTGGCTGTGCGGCTGCCGAGTTCGCGTATTATACAACGGATGCAAATGCGGGGCATTTCGGCTACGTGAAAAAGTACGGGAATATTCTCTGCTTCAGCAATAGCAAAGCATTTCGGAATAGCTTGAGCAAAGGGTTGTGGAAGGAGAACTTTTGGGCCAAACACGACAGCGTGTTCCAGATTTTCAGCGAAGATACCGGTGTCTCTCGCACGTGGTTGAATGAAAATCTCACGGGACAGGCACCTATCGGACTTACCCTCGCCCCACTATCAACAGTTACCGAGGACAGGCGAGCGACCTTGTGGCGTCGCATTTTTAAAAGAGCCATGTCGACAGTTTTCGGTGACGCCATTAATCCTAATTTCAAACCGCGAGCCGACCctgatttttctaaaatgatTCTCGAAGACACACCCGGTGTCGTTTCGACCATCGCTACTCCGACCATCAATGTCTACAAAGCGCGACTAGACCTGGATGGAATGCAGTTTAGGACGCAGGaagaagtgaaattttttacCTCTTACGGATATGTCATCAGCGGCACGTCAAAGGAAGCTGTCGATTTGCCTGGAGAAAATGTCCGATTATTCGGATACAAGTTGGACATGAGGGCAACCGGTCGACCCAACATCATCTCGCTGAGTCGAAAAGGATTCGATGGTCTGCAGCTCGGTTGCGAGCATTTCCTCGGCGTGGCACGTTTCCAGACCGTCGACGGGAATAAACATTTTCTGGTAGCCGACGGTTTACGCTACGATTTGGATGAAAATGGCTGGCCGTCTGTCACCGATGACGTCAGGCGACCGCCGAATGCCGCCTATTTATCGGACTTGAAAGACAGTATCGAGTTTTCGCTGGCGTTTGGTGAGGCTGTCCTCGGAGTACAAACTGGCACAGAAGGTGATAGCCCAACGCAACAGCTCGCCCGCGGCTACCTGAAATGGGTCGGGAAGGTCATTCCGTCAGATACCCAAGACGGAGACCTGCTGACTCTGCGCTTCCGAGCGCTCGACTTGAGCAACTACTCCCCCAACTGCGGATATGGGGCATTCGTGCCGATTTTACCGGCGACCGAGTACGAAACTtcagtgaagaaaattctgaatttCCTCCAAGAAATCCAGcgtgaaataaatgaaaacaccATCCAAATTAATCAACGCAGACTAGCCGAATTAACGAACGTCACTGCCGAAACTTTAAACGAAAATATTGTACAGTCCGGGAAACTACTCGTTGGTCTGATCAAAGCGAATGCTCAATCATCAAAAGACTTGTCTGGTTACTACGATTCTGTCGTTGCTGCAAATGAGAAAGAAGCCAAGGCTCAGCAGAACAAAATCGACGCTTTATCGAATTGTGTTTTCGAGCAGCAAGTTGAAGTCGATAACGCTGGGCAAAGATACAAAGCTGCTGTTGAAAAATGGGAAACTATGGAAGCCATCAAGTGCGGCTTAGACGTAGTAACCAACATTTTTAGCTTGGGCACTGCCATTGCAATTCCGTCCAGTACGCTTGAGGGAGTAAAAGAGCTGTGCACAATAGCACAGCGTGTCCAGAAGCTGCTGAATGTGCTTAATGCCGCGATGAAAGTCTACAGTTCACTGTCTGGCTCGATACAGAATATCGATGACGCCCAAAAAGCGCTGGATGGCATGGACGGCAAGGGTTATGGCGATATAACAGTGTTACATTGGGAAGAATTGCTCCTAAATTTGGGTACAGTAATGGCTTATGGACCGAGTATTCCCGAGAAAGACGGAGTCGTTAACGCTTTCAAGACCCTCGTTGCCCGTGGCAAGGCATTAGCCAGTGCTCAGTCAAATCTGCTGCAGATCCAGCGCGACATTTACACCACTCGGTGCCAAAAATCATTCAGTAAGCGTGAAGCAGACCGCCTGGAAAAGTTAGTCGGCACCTTACATCCAAAGAAAATTCAAGAGCTGGACAGAGAGTCCATCGACCTCGTCGGATTGACCCGCAGTTTGGACTACCAGCGCCAGCAGATGTTCGCGACATTGGCTAAATCTTTTCGGATTCAGGATCGGGCTTTGCAGTACGCGTGGCTGCAGAATCCGACGCCGATAGCGAGTTATAGTCTGTTGACTCTCATGCGCTCTCGCATCACGCAAAGCCAGGAAACGGAAAGAGCTAAATCCCTGTTGCTGCAGTATCAAGCTTCGACGACCAAACCCATCGGCATCGACATCAAGGGGGTGATAGCCGATAGCGTCAGCAACGGGAGTGCGTTCGAGATCACGATCGACCCCAACCATCCTCGATTTAGGGAATACGTCAACCTTCGCGTTCTATCTGCAGTCGCCGAAGTCGTGGGCGTAAAATCTACCGAAAGTGGAAAACTCCTCGTTAAGTTGACTTTCGAAAACAAGCCCTTCGTCGACCGCAACGTCGATCGCGAAAACATTCGCTTTCACACCCCACGGCGCGAACGCACTTACGAGTACGACGTGGCTACGGGAGAGCCGAATTTCGCCGACGAAGGAAACTCGTGGTCCGAAGGGGTGAACTGCGTTACGCCTTTCGGATCCTGGTCGGTATCGCTGCCCAAAACACAGATCAATCGCGGGCTGGTTTTCGAAAACGGCGTTACCGTCGACATCCGGCTGAAGTTCACCGTCAAAGCCAGAATCGTCGATGCGCCGACAAGAGTCGTAGATGGTGCGCAAATCGTCGCCCGTGCCTTAAAAGTCGAAACTCTGCACAGAAACGCCGTGGCACAAGCTGGCATTAGAGGTTCGCAGGACAGCCTAATCAAAACGTTATACGACGCTAACAACGCGACCAACGGCTGGGATGTCGTCTTCAATATGGCACTCGAACCGATCAACAGGGCATTACGGGACCAGTACGACGATCTCAAGGACAACACCACGTACGGAAACATTATCGATGCAGTCACggaaatcaaagaaacgagtcgAGTCACGACGATCAAAAAGTTCCACTTGGAATACGGTTACCCGCTGTTAACTTTTGATGAGAACAATGCCAAGACTGTCAAGCTGGCTATGCCGATTGAAAAGGGAACGTTGACCAAGTGCGATAGGTACGAAGACAATCCGGAGGAGTGTGATCGAGAGGTCAGCATAGCGGGAAACACGCTCACCGCCTATGTCGAACTGTCGAAGGTGTCGGGAAGGACTCCGGAGGGCAACAACACGTTGGACGTAAAGCTAAACATGGCCGAGGGTGCTTTCAGCGTGGAAGACATCGAAATAAGTGACGAGGAGAAGGTCGAGCTGAGTAGAAAAATCAAGGCTTATTTCGTTGACAACAGAGTGGAGTATCTCATCAACAGGCTAGACCTCACTCACAGTCCCGTCACCGACGCCATGAAGCCGAACGGATTTCTGTTTAAGTTGTTGAAGACGGAAGCCAACGTGGGCATCTTGCAGCTCTTCATCCAAACGGGAAATCGCGCTCTCAAAAACGAGACTCAGGCTTACCTAAACAACGTGCCCGAACCATTACCGGAAGGCAGTGAGGCTTCGCTGCTCGTCCGCAGTGGCTTATTCTTTTCGGAAGTTCTGCCGCAGAGCTTGGATAAGTCTACAGCGTGGAGTTTGATAGGAAAAGAATCCCTAGACAGTAAAAAATGGTACGGGGAGTTCACCAATGCGCCCGTTTCAGCTACCGACATTGATTTGAGTTCGTTGAGTTATACTTTTCGTTTTTCCATGTACAGTGATCCCGTATATTATCATTACTCTCTCCCTGAAAATAAGATCGTTTGGAATTTATCGGGGATGACAATGAAGCCACAGAGTGACGGGCAGATTCAACTGTTTTCTTCGAAGGAGCACGTGACTAATGTTATTGAATATTGGGATATCTACAGTTTTTTTACAGGTCATTCTCACAGTCAGAAAGATATTCAGACCAAGATACTCTCGAACGTCAGTGCTGTCATAGAAAATGATATAGAGGGCGCTGAGCGTGACCAAACTTTTATCTCGAAAATAAAGAACTCGACCCTGATTGCCAGTGGCCATGTATCCGGAGGGGGCCCTTGTGGTGAGGATGACGCTGGagccaaaattaataaaatattacagcATCAAGTTCCTCCGAAAATCGTGCTATATCTGGACAAGATCAGCTTTGCTCCAGTCTCGTTGTTCGCGATTAAAAATTTGCTCTTCCCAAAAGATAattacattaattttgaaaaagtggcCGTACCGGGCGAGATGCTCATTTTAGGCAACTTTCATCACGCAGAAAAGGACGCACAATCGCAGAGCTCGTTTTCGTCCTACTTCtcctatttttcttcttttcttcccaCTTAA